A stretch of DNA from Vanrija pseudolonga chromosome 6, complete sequence:
gctcaaTGCTCGAGACGTACTCCTTGCGGGGGCGGCCCTTGCGgtcagcaccgccagcagcagcatcagccttgtccttggcctcggacTTGGGCTCGGCGATCGACGCGTTCGGGttggcctcggggtcgatgTCGAGCGAGGGGAGCTTGGAGAGGTCGGGCGTGGCGAGgatctcctcggcgtcctcgcgcgcctcatGCGCCTCGTAAGCGGCCGCCTGGGCGTCCGCGAGGCCCGCAGTCGTCGCGCCCGCAGCGGGCAGCGGGGGCTCGGCAggtgccgagtcggcggcggcggcgggcttgggcgtTGCCGGAGGTGGAGAAGACGGCGtggcaggaggagcagcaccCTCGGGCTTCTTGACCCTGATGAGCgatggcgcgctcgccgacagcGTTCGCGCTCCCCGAGGAGCAGTGAGCAGTCGCGCGGCACAGGTGCGCAGCATTGTCGTTGTGTGGGTTGTTGGTGGCAAGATGGAGTGTTGCCGATCAAAGTGCGCCGAAATGTCGAGAACGATCcgaacggcggcggacagTGATTTTTGGTTCCGGGTGGGATCTGTGGCAGGGACAAAGTGGTGCAAGTACCAAGTCGCCGAGTCTGTTTGTGTCTGTCACTTTAGCTGTATGCATGCAATCATGGACATGGCACAGGGACAATGCTATGCTACTCTAGTACCGCCTTCGGTCATCATCGCGCCTCCGGTCGTCGTCACGCCGCCTGTCGCGGTCACGATCGCGGTGGTCGCGATCGCGGTCTCGGTCTCGCCTGTCGCGGTCGTCATACCTCCTGTCATCTCTCCTGTCCTCCCTCCTGTCACTGCGGCGGTCGTCTCGTCGGTCATCTCGGCGATCGCGGCTGTCGCGGTCGTCACGCCTGTCGCGGTCATCACGACGCGGGCTGCGACTCCGCTTcctcggctcgtcgcggTGGCCGTTGCTTggcctcgcctcgcggcggtcCTCATGGCGGTCATCACGAGGCGGAGGGCCACGCGACCCGTAGCCCGAGTCTCGCGGCGCGCTGAAgccgccaccacgaccacctccacgcccaccaaagccgccgccacgacctccacgcccgccgccgcgaccgccccGTCCACCCGTAATGTCCGACAGGCGCATCTTGGACACGGACTGCGAAAAGTCGACCCAGATACGGCGgtcgtcgacaaggacgTTCTGCATCTTGAAGTAGGCCTGCTCTGCCGAGTCGCGCTCGTCAAACTCGATGAACGCGTATTGGAGCGAGTCGCCCGTCTTCTTGTCGCGCACAACCTCGCAGCTGAGGATCTTGCCAAAGCGCGAGAAAAtgagctcgaggtcctcgtcctgAGTCACCGGGTTGAGCTTGCACACGAAGAGGATGTTCTCGGGCGGTCGCACGGCAGCGAACGGGAGATCACCAATCATTTCGAGGGTGAgagccgagctggacgcAGCCGTCCGGCGCCTCTCAACTTCCTTGGCATCCTCATCCAGCTCCTCGAACGggttctcgtcgtcgccgatgCGGACgatgtcgccgccgaggtcaggCGGGCGGATTGGGGATGGCGGCGTGTCGATGAGGTTTGGCGGATCGGGGAACGGGTCCTCTGAGTGGGTCAGCTCACATCCATTTACTTTAAACCCACCAAGCACCTCGATATGGCGCACACGAATGTCCTGCAACGGCCggccgtccttgtcgaggaaggcctCGTTGATCTTGTCAAGCGTGTCCAAGCCCTCTATCACATGTCCAAACACGGCGTGCTTGCCATCCAGATAGTCGATCTGATCAGCGAGCGTGATGAAGAACTGGGACCCGCATCCTGGtgggtcggtcggcgcgacggccatGGATACGGTGCCCTTGGTTGTGTGCTTGAGCTTTGTTGTGATCTCGGGAGGGAAGTAGCGCGGAGGTTTGGGGCCCTCGGGGTGGAGGGAATAGAGGTAAGACTGGAGCGACTCGCCGCCAGTTCCTGTAGCCGTCGGGTCGCCTGTCTGCGCGATAAAGTCCTTTGACACTGCGTCGTTAGCTCGAAATCAACCAGGCAGCTACCCACCATTGAAGAAGGCATTCAGCGCGTAGTACTTGATCTTGCAGAGCTTGAGGAAGTTTTCGCAGGTGCGCGGGCAGCGGTCcacctcgaggtcgatgacAAGGTCCCCGAGGGACGTCTCGAGCATGACCGACATGATGCTGCAGCGTTGATGCGATGGACAAGGAGAGTGAGTGGAAAGTTGGGTTGTGACGAGCGAGTAACCCAACTCTTGAGCCGATTGAGGCCCCGCAAATGGGACATGTGGCGACGGGAGCAAATTAGCGTGGCGTCAACTGCCACCATACAGCTCGTGCCCGATACATGACTGCCTCTTGTAATGTTCCATGTGTTGAGATCTCCTGGAGATGGAGCCATGATGCCGAGGCAGACACGATGGGCATCTGTGTGACATTGTAGAGCGCCTGGGGTGGATCTTGGCTGCTCATGAGCAGTCAGATGAACGTGGCGCTGACAcaggcaccaccaccagcaagCCCAATGCCCTGTCAAGATACTGTGCGCCAACAACTCGACTGCTCAACCTCGTACTGTCATCTCCATATTGTAATCGTCGATGCGTGCATGCGACCACTTCCCCTGCCTGCCTACCCATATCGCGCTGTTCGATCGTCATTCCGTCCCGTCCAGCAGGCCAGCAGTACAAGTGCGCAGCAGCTGCGGGGTCAAAAATGGGAATTGAGTCCGCAGGCTGTGTGCCGTGCCGCTAGTTGCCACTTTGGGTGCACGTCACTCGTCGTCTCACCTTGTCTCACGGgagccacacccaccacgaccaccaccaccaagcACCGCAGCCCACCCTCACGACCTCTTGGCATCACAACTCCAACTCAACAACACTCACTCAACCTTTCATCTCCTCACACAGACAGAGCTTTACAGCACCAGGGCTGGCCCCGCACTCCTTTACTCCAGTCATGAAGCTCTCACTCGCCCTCGTGGCCTCGACTCTGGGTACGTACGCGACTGTCTCCATCGTCCCGCAgccgctgacacacacagccgtcgctgccgccgcacccgccgccgcgcccgcccccgaGGGCGACCTCTTCGGCGGCAAGGTGCACTTTGGGCACGCGTTCGgcgtcaacgccgccgagttCAACGAGCGCGACAGCGTGCCCGTTGAGCGTGCCGCCCCCGAGGGCGTGCACATGGCGCGCGACTTCCCTCCCCATCTCCGCGGGGCAAAGTGGTTTGTCGACCCCGTCGGCCGCCACGCGCCCCATGCGGTCCCCTGCCCCGACaaggcgcgctcgcgctccggcctcgcgccgtcgTGGTTCCCCGGCCCCCTCGGCTCGCTCCTCtcccgcctcggcctcaaccgccccggccgcgcctcgcccatGGGCTTTGAGCGTCTCGGCGGCCACCACGGCCCCGGGCCCGTGatcatcgacctcggcgcccccGAGCAGCTGCAcagccgccctcgcccccaccgccccgaCATTGTTCCTGTTCTCGAGGGCGGTGTGGTCCGTATCCTCCCTGTTGTCAACAACGCCGGCGGTGtccagcccgccgcgccgctgctcaacgacgccgataccgagcaccaccacggccactcggtctaccaccaccacggccacacccacggccacgccggccaccacggcgtcgctgtcCACCACGGCTACCAGGGCCACTATGGCGGTCGCCACCCTGAGGCGCACgcgacgctcgacgccatgCTGTACAAGTGGGACATGTTCCGTACCCGCCTCGGCAAGGGTCTCACCGACCTCCCCGTCCCCATCCGTTCGTTTGTGATCGGCGCGCTTGTTGGCGCTGTGCTCCAGGTCCTGTTCTCTCTCATCTTCCTTGGCATCCGCCTTggctgccgcggcggcagtTGCCGTgagcgccgtgccgctcgccgcgctgctcgccaggagcgccgcgccgcgcgccgtgccgccaaggaggcgaGGCGTGCCTCCAAGTCGACCAAGTCGGCGCGTGACgagaaggctgccgaggctggGTTcaccatcgacgacgaggtcctccCTAGCTACGCAGAGGGCGAGACTGACCGTCTGGTCAACACGGCCTAGGCATTGAGTTTGCGACTCGCATGGAGTCTGTGACTCGCACCCCCCATACTTTGTACCAGCACCATTCGCCGTAGCCCTTCCATCAACGATGTATCCAGTGTGTAGACTCAGCCCGGGGAACGTTGGGCGCAACGGCGCAACGCGAACAGCTAGGGGCATCCGGTTCACGATGAGCCATTCGCCActcgcgccaccgccacccagGCCTGCACCAACTCCCACCACCGGTGCCCAATCGTCAtccctgcgcgccgccaatGTTTTGATTTTCCAAGTCACCAACCAACCCCGCAACAATggccacaccgccgccgcccttcctcgccgccaagccccCGCCGGTGCCCGTGCCGTCGGCCGAGCGCCTGGCAGCGCTGTACTCGTTCACgcgggcgcagcgcgaggccaaCCCGGACGGGTACCGGCGCAACGTGCAGTGGTGGGGCGACGTGCTCCAGGCGACACTGAAGACGGGgtacgccggcgcgctggacggcgcggggcgcgacgtgctcgtgctcactgtcgacggcgagctgctcgagcgcttCGCGAACGCATCAGGCGCGACGCCCaaggggctcggcggcgtcgtcgtgagtgccttccttcctcggTCCCGCCCGAGCtcagctgacgccgccaggaCACGCTAGCCAACGGGCCCAGTCCCACACTTGTGCCGCTGCAGCGCTTCCTCacctccccgacgccgatAGACGCCTCCCCGTCTATCACGTCgcgcctcgctgctgctggctggtcgGCACTCGGGCGGCTGTCGCCCTTcggaggaggcgaggcgaccgaggacgCGCTGTGGAAGGCGGCGAAGGGCTCGTCGTTCGTGGACAAGGCCGTCGTGAAGGTACGATACGACTGTGCGCTGATCACGCTGACTCCAGACCGCGGCGCAGAAGTTCTCAAAGTACATTGACGCGCACCCGCCAGTCCTGTACTCAGAGTCACTGTACACCCGCACTTCCTTCCACAAAGAGTTCGCGGCAGAGGTTGGGTCGCCGGCACCACTGGGCAAGCGTGACATCGACGTGCTCCTCGTCTGGCTCTCGCGTGACGTTGGttcggtcgtcgtcgacggtgaTGTGAGTTAAACACTCCCTACACATGCTAACACTCCAGGTGGTCAAGATCCTTAGCAGCGGCCAGGTGGCGGCAGACCACCCGATCACGGaggccgaccgcggcgccgtcgctgtgACCGGTGCGCTCGCCCAGATCGAGGCGCAGATCTCTGCtgttgaggccgagggctCCCAGTGCCAGGAGAAGGCGAAGAAACAGCTGCGGCTGGGCCAgcgcgccacggcggcaAGCTACCTCCGGAGCAAGAAGCACctggacgaggtgctcgcgaagcgcgtcgccgcAGGGGAGCAGTTACGCGGTGTtctccgcgcgctcgaccaggcGAAGGGCGATGCCGAGGTGAGTTATGTCACGCGGGCTGTACTAACAAACCGCAGATCATGTCGGCGTACGAGGCGTCCACGGCCGCGCTGTCCAGCGCGCTGTCCGACCCCCGCCTCTCGCCGGAGCGTatcgccgcgacgacggacgcgctcgccgacgcgctcgcagACCAGAAGGagatcgacgacgcggtgcagctcggcggccggctcgcggccggcgcggcgggcgtggacgtcgacgacgacgacgagctcgagaaggagctcgcggccctcgtgctcgaggagaaggaggagcagcgcaaggccgccgaggccgaggcgaagcgcaaggtcgaggaggctgccgctgaggagcagcgcaaggttgctgcggcggccgccgaggcggaggagaagaagaaggctgTGGCGGCCGCtgaggagaagcgcaaggcggcggaGAAGGCGGCTGCAACTGCCGCTGCGGCACCTGCCCAGCCTGCAAAGACGTGGGAGgaggcgcacgccgacgcgcagcagcgtgaacgcgaggagaaggagcgcgcggctgccgagCGTCTGGcccgcgaggagcgcctcgtgGCCGCGGAGTAGATCAGCCACAACTCACCCCAAGCGGCGTCACTCGTACAGCCGAGCCGTGGCCACCGCCCCACCATCCTGTCTATAGAATCATACTATACGTTGCATGTGGTCTATGTTGTACAATCGCGCGCGGCTACGACACGAggatgaagacgaggaaCTGGAGGTGTTAGTGGGGGaggcgagggtgggtgggggcggtgTAGGCCGCGAGTGTGATGGTCGGAcgtccacgccgcggccatctcgccgcgctgcgcgcgcggctcgcgcggTACTCACGAAAATAATCAGCACACCGAAAATCTTGAGCATGAGCCAGCGATTACTGCTGATACTGGCATAGTACTTGAGCAGCTCTCTCTGTGCACCCGACACGTTCGCCGAGATGTCGGTCACGTCTGCGTCGATGCGCTGCACCGTTTCGCGCTGCTCTGCGACCATGTTGGCGAGCTGGGAGAAGATTTGGCCTAGTTCGGCAATGGTCGACTCGATCGACTCGATGGCGGTGGAGCGGGATTGGATGTAGTTGTCCTGTGAGAGCGAGCGTTAGCGAGCGCGATGATGACGCCGATAAGCGGGGGCGATGGCAACAGTTCTTGCTGCACGTCCACCCGGCCCAACCCCACTGACCTGCTGCTCCACCAGCTGCATCTGCTGGTATCCGCCCGCATCGGCATGTtgcccgctcgtcgccttgccgtcgccgtcgaggttgagcgcgaggaagtcggcgccctcgcctggcgcggcgcgcgccttgccTTTCCTGTCGAGGCCTGAGCCTGGGCCGCCGGGTGCCGGCTGGTTGAGTAACAGCGAGTCTTCGGCGAGCGTTAGCGAGCCGCCATCAACCCCAGAGCTCCCCACTTACCCTtcgcaggcggcggcactgcGGCACTGCTGGCCGAGTGCATGAACTGCTCGGTGCGATCCCTGCTCGCCTTCATGTTCTGCgtgcgcagctcgagcacgtccttGAACCCCATGCCCATGTTTGCCAGGCGGCTCTGGAGCATCATGACAACGTTCGAGTtgtgctcctcgacctgcttTCCCGAGCCTGCGGGCGGCTTGTTGGCGCGCACAAACGCCTGCAGGCCCGCAATCTGCGTGTTGAGCGACGCAATGTCCTGGCGGATAA
This window harbors:
- the SPBC1604.18c gene encoding putative protein; the encoded protein is MATPPPPFLAAKPPPVPVPSAERLAALYSFTRAQREANPDGYRRNVQWWGDVLQATLKTGYAGALDGAGRDVLVLTVDGELLERFANASGATPKGLGGVVDTLANGPSPTLVPLQRFLTSPTPIDASPSITSRLAAAGWSALGRLSPFGGGEATEDALWKAAKGSSFVDKAVVKTAAQKFSKYIDAHPPVLYSESLYTRTSFHKEFAAEVGSPAPLGKRDIDVLLVWLSRDVGSVVVDGDVVKILSSGQVAADHPITEADRGAVAVTGALAQIEAQISAVEAEGSQCQEKAKKQLRLGQRATAASYLRSKKHLDEVLAKRVAAGEQLRGVLRALDQAKGDAEIMSAYEASTAALSSALSDPRLSPERIAATTDALADALADQKEIDDAVQLGGRLAAGAAGVDVDDDDELEKELAALVLEEKEEQRKAAEAEAKRKVEEAAAEEQRKVAAAAAEAEEKKKAVAAAEEKRKAAEKAAATAAAAPAQPAKTWEEAHADAQQREREEKERAAAERLAREERLVAAE
- the CYP6 gene encoding Peptidyl-prolyl cis-trans isomerase-like 4, which codes for MSVMLETSLGDLVIDLEVDRCPRTCENFLKLCKIKYYALNAFFNVSKDFIAQTGDPTATGTGGESLQSYLYSLHPEGPKPPRYFPPEITTKLKHTTKGTVSMAVAPTDPPGCGSQFFITLADQIDYLDGKHAVFGHVIEGLDTLDKINEAFLDKDGRPLQDIRVRHIEVLEDPFPDPPNLIDTPPSPIRPPDLGGDIVRIGDDENPFEELDEDAKEVERRRTAASSSALTLEMIGDLPFAAVRPPENILFVCKLNPVTQDEDLELIFSRFGKILSCEVVRDKKTGDSLQYAFIEFDERDSAEQAYFKMQNVLVDDRRIWVDFSQSVSKMRLSDITGGRGGRGGGRGGRGGGFGGRGGGRGGGFSAPRDSGYGSRGPPPRDDRHEDRREARPSNGHRDEPRKRSRSPRRDDRDRRDDRDSRDRRDDRRDDRRSDRREDRRDDRRYDDRDRRDRDRDRDHRDRDRDRRRDDDRRRDDDRRRY
- the sed5 gene encoding Integral membrane protein sed5; translated protein: MAPRDRTAEFHSALSSIKARTALPAKKRDGAKQPLLAGAGPSGSSKSEFGRLAGNIAKDINNTTLKLQKLAQLAKRKTLFDDRPIEISELTYIIRQDIASLNTQIAGLQAFVRANKPPAGSGKQVEEHNSNVVMMLQSRLANMGMGFKDVLELRTQNMKASRDRTEQFMHSASSAAVPPPAKDSLLLNQPAPGGPGSGLDRKGKARAAPGEGADFLALNLDGDGKATSGQHADAGGYQQMQLVEQQVSGDNYIQSRSTAIESIESTIAELGQIFSQLANMVAEQRETVQRIDADVTDISANVSGAQRELLKYYASISSNRWLMLKIFGVLIIFFLVFILVS